In one Burkholderiales bacterium GJ-E10 genomic region, the following are encoded:
- a CDS encoding pyruvate/2-oxoglutarate dehydrogenase complex dihydrolipoamide dehydrogenase (E3) component and related enzyme codes for MTPTANRRGVPRAAVLVLVVAAIAVFFALGLPHEFTLAGLQAHLDATRAWRAANPVLGAAIFFAAYLVMAGLSLPGAALLTLAGGALFGLLWGTVLVSFGSSVGALGAFLVARHVLRDAVDRRFAQRMKIIDAGIRRDGALYLLTLRLVPVFPFFLVNLLSGLTAMRATTFYWVSQVGMFPATVIYVNAGTRLAGLRHLSGILSPAVLGSFALLAVLPWIGRTVARSLRRRRVYARWPRPKCFDRNLVVIGAGAAGLVTAYIAAAVRAKVTLVEAEKMGGDCLNYGCVPSKALIRSAKLAHQMRHADRYGLEAPESVRVPFRKVMERVHAVIGAVAPHDSVERYTALGVDVVLGRARIVDPWTVEIQGSDGTTRRLTTRSIVIAAGARPFVPPLPGIEDVGYLTSDTLWDAFARLDDAPARVVVLGGGPIGSELAQALARLGSRVHQVEMAPRILGREDEEVSALAKAALEADGVEVLTGHKALRCERADAEKFLVVEHGGETRRIAFDALVCAVGRTARLTGYGLEELGIETNRTVVTNEYLETIYPNIYAAGDVAGPYQFTHTAAHQAWYAAVNALFGDFRRFAVDYRVVPWATFIDPEVARVGLNEQDARERGIAVEVTRYGIDDLDRAIADGATEGFVKVLTEPGRDRILGVTIVGEHAGDLLAEFVLAMRWDLGLKKILSTIHTYPTLAEANKYAAGAWRRAHAPKAAPAWLERFHRWRRG; via the coding sequence ATGACACCGACCGCAAACCGTCGCGGCGTTCCGCGCGCGGCGGTCCTCGTCCTCGTCGTCGCCGCGATCGCGGTCTTTTTTGCGCTGGGACTTCCGCACGAGTTCACGCTCGCCGGGCTCCAGGCGCATCTCGATGCGACGCGCGCGTGGCGCGCCGCCAATCCCGTTCTCGGCGCGGCGATCTTCTTCGCCGCGTACCTCGTGATGGCCGGGCTCTCCCTGCCGGGCGCGGCGCTCCTGACCCTGGCGGGCGGCGCGCTGTTCGGGCTGCTGTGGGGAACGGTGCTCGTCTCCTTCGGCTCCAGCGTCGGCGCACTGGGGGCCTTCCTCGTCGCCCGCCATGTGCTGCGCGACGCGGTGGATCGCCGCTTCGCGCAGCGGATGAAGATCATCGATGCGGGAATCCGGCGCGACGGTGCGCTCTATCTTCTCACGCTGCGGCTCGTGCCCGTGTTCCCGTTCTTCCTCGTCAATCTGCTGTCCGGATTGACCGCGATGCGCGCGACCACGTTCTATTGGGTGAGCCAGGTCGGCATGTTCCCGGCGACGGTGATCTACGTCAATGCGGGCACGCGGCTCGCAGGGCTGCGGCATCTGTCCGGCATCCTCTCTCCCGCCGTGCTCGGGTCCTTCGCGCTGCTCGCGGTCCTTCCCTGGATCGGCCGCACGGTTGCGCGCAGCCTGCGCAGACGCCGCGTCTACGCGCGCTGGCCTCGCCCCAAGTGCTTCGACCGCAATCTCGTGGTGATCGGCGCCGGCGCCGCGGGACTCGTCACCGCCTACATCGCGGCGGCGGTTCGCGCCAAGGTGACCCTGGTCGAAGCGGAAAAGATGGGCGGGGACTGCCTGAACTACGGCTGCGTACCGAGCAAGGCGCTGATCCGGAGCGCCAAGCTCGCGCACCAGATGCGCCATGCGGATCGCTACGGATTGGAGGCGCCGGAATCGGTGCGTGTCCCCTTCCGCAAGGTGATGGAGCGCGTGCATGCCGTGATCGGCGCGGTCGCACCGCACGACAGCGTCGAGCGCTATACCGCGCTGGGCGTCGATGTCGTCCTCGGCCGTGCACGCATCGTCGACCCCTGGACGGTGGAGATCCAGGGCAGCGACGGCACCACGCGGCGCCTGACCACCCGCAGCATCGTGATCGCGGCAGGTGCGCGCCCCTTCGTGCCGCCGCTGCCGGGCATCGAGGACGTGGGGTACCTCACCAGCGATACGCTCTGGGACGCATTCGCCCGGCTCGACGACGCCCCGGCCCGCGTGGTGGTGCTGGGCGGCGGCCCGATCGGCTCCGAACTCGCGCAGGCCCTCGCCCGCCTGGGCTCGCGCGTGCATCAAGTGGAAATGGCGCCGCGTATCCTGGGCCGGGAAGACGAGGAGGTGTCGGCGCTCGCGAAGGCCGCGCTGGAAGCCGACGGCGTGGAAGTGCTCACCGGGCACAAGGCGCTGCGCTGCGAACGAGCGGACGCGGAGAAGTTCCTCGTCGTGGAACACGGCGGCGAAACCCGCCGAATCGCCTTCGACGCACTGGTCTGCGCCGTGGGCCGCACGGCCCGGCTCACCGGCTACGGGCTCGAAGAACTCGGCATCGAGACGAACCGCACCGTCGTCACCAACGAATACCTGGAGACGATCTACCCCAACATCTATGCCGCGGGCGACGTCGCCGGCCCCTACCAGTTCACCCATACCGCCGCGCATCAGGCGTGGTACGCCGCCGTCAACGCGTTGTTCGGCGACTTCCGCCGCTTTGCGGTCGACTACCGCGTCGTCCCCTGGGCCACGTTCATCGACCCGGAAGTGGCGCGCGTCGGCCTGAACGAACAGGATGCGCGCGAGCGCGGCATCGCCGTCGAAGTCACGCGCTACGGCATCGACGACCTCGATCGCGCCATCGCCGACGGTGCGACAGAAGGCTTCGTCAAGGTGCTGACCGAACCCGGGCGCGACCGCATCCTGGGCGTGACCATCGTCGGCGAACACGCCGGGGATCTGCTTGCGGAATTCGTGCTGGCCATGCGCTGGGATCTGGGCTTGAAGAAGATCCTCTCCACCATCCACACCTACCCGACGCTCGCCGAAGCCAACAAATATGCGGCCGGGGCATGGCGACGTGCGCATGCGCCCAAGGCGGCGCCGGCGTGGCTGGAGCGATTCCACCGGTGGCGGCGGGGATGA
- a CDS encoding FAD-dependent pyridine nucleotide-disulfide oxidoreductase, with product MGTVKQLVLLGGGHAHLFVLERLAKACPGAWGVTLVSPSSWQHYSGMLPGMMAGTYRAEECGIDLRPWVDRIGARFVECAAAGIDADRRMVCLPQHGRISYDLLSLDIGGKSDLSALAALGPRLVPVKPLPAFAARWHEIRRQAAASPGFRVAIVGGGAAGVELALAVRAGLGPSATIQLAVGESGLLRNFPGSARRHAEIALRNAQIEVLCCDAAGTPDGLLLHDGRTLKADAVLGATGVRAPVWLGLSKLALDSQGFVAVDRFQRSVSHPDVFAAGDVSTRIDVAIARSGVHAVRAGPPLAANLVAAMTGRPLRAHHPRRTRLYLLATGPWRAIASFGPWSAEGAWAWRWKNAIDRRFIARFALPSPAAPAHTD from the coding sequence TTGGGTACCGTGAAGCAACTCGTCCTCTTGGGAGGCGGGCACGCCCACCTCTTCGTTCTGGAGCGGTTGGCGAAGGCATGCCCAGGAGCTTGGGGGGTCACCCTCGTCAGCCCGAGTTCCTGGCAGCATTATTCGGGCATGCTGCCGGGCATGATGGCCGGGACCTATCGAGCCGAGGAATGCGGGATCGACCTGCGCCCGTGGGTCGACCGGATCGGAGCCCGCTTCGTCGAGTGCGCAGCGGCCGGGATCGACGCGGACCGGCGCATGGTTTGTCTGCCGCAACACGGCCGCATTTCCTACGACCTGCTCTCGCTGGACATCGGCGGAAAATCCGATCTTTCTGCGCTCGCAGCACTCGGGCCCCGTCTCGTGCCCGTCAAGCCGTTGCCGGCCTTTGCAGCGCGGTGGCATGAGATCCGTCGGCAGGCGGCCGCGAGTCCGGGTTTTCGGGTGGCAATCGTGGGGGGCGGCGCGGCCGGGGTGGAACTCGCCCTGGCCGTGCGGGCGGGCTTGGGTCCATCCGCAACGATCCAACTCGCAGTCGGAGAATCCGGCCTTCTCCGGAACTTTCCCGGGAGCGCGCGACGCCACGCGGAAATCGCACTACGGAATGCGCAAATCGAAGTCCTGTGTTGCGATGCCGCCGGCACCCCCGACGGCCTGCTATTGCACGACGGCCGAACCTTGAAGGCAGACGCCGTGCTGGGTGCGACGGGCGTGCGCGCGCCCGTCTGGCTGGGCTTGTCCAAACTCGCCTTGGACTCCCAGGGGTTCGTCGCCGTCGATCGCTTTCAGCGCAGCGTTTCCCACCCGGATGTCTTTGCCGCCGGCGACGTATCGACCCGGATCGATGTCGCGATCGCACGATCCGGAGTCCACGCGGTTCGCGCGGGTCCGCCGTTGGCGGCCAATCTTGTGGCGGCAATGACCGGGCGGCCTCTGCGCGCCCATCATCCGCGGCGGACGCGGCTTTATCTGCTTGCCACCGGACCCTGGCGCGCCATCGCCTCCTTTGGCCCCTGGAGCGCGGAAGGCGCATGGGCCTGGCGGTGGAAAAACGCGATCGACCGGCGGTTCATCGCCCGCTTCGCCCTGCCGTCACCCGCCGCTCCGGCACACACGGATTGA
- a CDS encoding ISXo7 transposase: protein MQVIRLRRAGRTYDEIAEQTGLSRTGVFNICQRHAKGGAGALHDAACGRKTGERRLLSAEQGSAVCKLIADKTPDQLKMPYALWSRTAVSGLIEQRYGIRLSARTTGKYLARWGFTPQKPMRRAYEQSPTAVKKWLDEQYPEIEARAKAKGAEIHWGDETGLRSDDVRGRSYAPQGQTPVVRVNNKRHGLSVISTVTNKGTMRWKMFDGALNSAILIDFLKRLVKDADRKVYLVLDNLRVHHSKPVKEWLAKHQDDIEVFYLPSYSPELNPDEMDNADLKQAVTKLAPARTKLQLVEATARHLRSVQRQPEGIKKYLKFGRTIMPRQLDVLVADQSGRAIHRHRVDAPAPEIGLGPRHEEAAGPLQPVQAGEVHIAPIHDADGPRLDQQLIEHVDVGHLAVGDVDECRNRYPQIEQGMELDRGLGRAKWRPGKQRQAQVDGGRVQRVDRFFEIHRQRLGRVQASCRTDQGLGEIGVDAPISALVGIGQIAAGDVATKPEVIELRRLRQQARFDIPQALAVRQLCEGHAKELIHAAEGSDVGISMVFRDQPSECLPRREFHDLGEDEFAGIHRRALRNKTRKRAAEAIRRSSRGHPKNALFSFPVKKLRCI, encoded by the coding sequence GTGCAGGTGATCCGCCTTCGTCGGGCTGGACGAACGTATGACGAAATCGCCGAGCAGACGGGGCTGAGCCGCACGGGCGTGTTCAACATTTGCCAGCGCCACGCGAAGGGCGGAGCAGGGGCACTGCATGACGCGGCGTGCGGACGCAAGACGGGCGAGAGGCGGTTGCTCAGCGCCGAGCAGGGATCGGCGGTGTGCAAGCTGATTGCGGACAAGACGCCCGACCAGTTGAAGATGCCCTACGCATTGTGGTCGCGCACGGCGGTCAGCGGACTCATCGAGCAGCGCTACGGAATCCGGCTTTCGGCCCGCACGACCGGCAAGTATCTGGCGCGTTGGGGATTTACGCCGCAAAAGCCGATGCGCCGGGCTTACGAACAGTCGCCGACGGCGGTAAAGAAGTGGCTCGACGAGCAATACCCGGAGATCGAGGCGCGCGCCAAGGCCAAGGGCGCGGAGATCCACTGGGGAGACGAGACCGGATTGCGCAGCGACGACGTGCGTGGGCGCAGCTACGCACCGCAGGGACAGACGCCGGTAGTTCGCGTCAACAACAAGCGACACGGACTCTCGGTCATTTCCACGGTCACGAACAAGGGAACGATGCGCTGGAAGATGTTCGACGGTGCGCTCAACTCCGCCATCCTGATCGATTTCCTGAAGCGGTTGGTCAAGGACGCTGACCGCAAGGTCTACCTGGTCCTGGACAACCTTCGGGTGCATCACAGCAAGCCGGTGAAGGAGTGGCTGGCCAAGCACCAGGACGACATCGAGGTCTTCTACCTGCCGAGCTACAGCCCGGAACTGAACCCGGACGAGATGGACAACGCCGACCTCAAACAAGCGGTGACGAAGCTGGCACCTGCGCGCACGAAGCTGCAACTGGTCGAAGCCACCGCTCGCCACCTGAGGAGCGTCCAGCGTCAGCCCGAGGGGATCAAAAAATACTTGAAATTCGGTAGAACCATAATGCCCCGTCAGCTCGATGTGCTGGTCGCAGATCAGTCCGGTCGTGCGATCCACCGGCATCGAGTAGATGCGCCGGCACCGGAAATTGGACTTGGCCCGCGTCACGAAGAAGCTGCCGGCCCGTTGCAGCCTGTGCAAGCGGGCGAAGTCCACATAGCCCCGATCCATGACGCAGATGGCCCCCGGCTCGATCAGCAATTGATCGAGCACGTTGACGTCGGCCATCTTGCCGTCGGAGATGTGGATGAATGTCGGAATCGCTACCCGCAGATCGAGCAGGGTATGGAGCTTGATCGCGGCCTTGGTCGAGCGAAATGGCGCCCAGGGAAACAACGTCAAGCACAGGTCGATGGTGGTCGAGTCCAGCGCGTAGACCGTTTCTTCGAGATCCACCGCCAACGGCTCGGTCGCGTACAGGCGTCGTGCCGTACGGATCAAGGTCTAGGCGAAATCGGCGTAGATGCGCCAATCTCGGCCCTCGTTGGCATCGGCCAGATTGCTGCGGGTGATGTTGCCACGAAACCCGAGGTGATAGAGCTTCGACGGCTGCGCCAGCAGGCACGCTTCGATATCCCGCAGGCTCTCGCGGTACGTCAACTGTGCGAAGGCCATGCAAAGGAACTGATCCACGCAGCGGAAGGTTCGGACGTTGGCATCTCCATGGTATTTCGCGACCAACCGAGCGAATGTCTTCCACGGCGCGAATTCCATGATCTGGGCGAAGACGAGTTTGCCGGCATACATCGTCGGGCGCTCCGGAACAAAACCCGGAAGCGTGCCGCTGAAGCGATTCGCCGTTCAAGTCGCGGACACCCCAAAAATGCACTTTTCTCTTTTCCGGTCAAGAAGTTACGATGCATCTAA
- a CDS encoding glucosyll transferase family 51 encodes MTALVAAGWCEATTSWVEAHLLSRHDGNLRFAVSPGPSAAIAFPRSGPYDTNFGYRFIPHFAQRLAPEGFRIAAQARMSPEMLSVVRMRLYPPYREKDQAGLVLRDSRGTVFYEERFPDSVYRTFPSVPPVLVHTLVYIEDRHLLDLRPATRNPAISWGRFSLALFDQARHLVEREAPTPGGSTLATQIEKFRHSPGGRTANGAEKLRQMASASLWAYLGGPDTTAARQRIVVDYLNTVPLSARAGLGSIHGLRDGLRIWYGRDPRDIDALLQTPQAALPERALAYKQALSLMIAQRAPTYYLLRDPQALDRLTNQYLVRLGTAGVIGPALEDAALAQALRIAPVKNSPSSIPFVTQKAATATRVRLGQLLGIRDSYVLDHLDLSARTTIDASTQRAVTMRLRAVATRQGAAAAHLYGRDMLLPGSDPAHIRFAFTMYEHVDGANLLRVQTDSGDQPFDLNQGARLNLGSTAKLRTVILYLQIVARLHDRYAGLDSAALHRVAVAPQDPIQSWALAYLETARDRSLKPMLQAALQRTYSGSPQEAFFTGGGVQRFRNFDPEDDRAMHSVAAGFQHSINLVFVRLMRDIVRYEMDRSPDLAARAMRNPTLRIAYLKRFAESEGALFVARFYRNYAGRSLQSMESALLDRVPGEPFRKAAAILAIEPQASLRRFSDLMHASLPGAELNDTLLADLYRRYAPQRFRLADRGFLARVHPLELWVVSYLGAHPGATLHQAVQDSLEQRVQVYAWLFRTHDRARQDMRIRMVLEAEAYRRIATAWRGLGYPFETVTPSYACALGASGDRPAALSELIGIILDRGMRYPPRQIEAMDFASGTPFATHFVAQPTHGRRVLPSTIADVLRPLLASVVDGGTGVRLRGVYHLANGERIAVGGKTGTGDQRYVVYSPSGALLESRRVNRTATFVFFIGKHFVGTITAYVHEPFAARYRFTSAMSVQLLGDLAPDLMPLITHPDRQCVPPPRKTTTASSKGITDPASKYKAVRQFSVRCIVTS; translated from the coding sequence ATGACCGCCCTGGTCGCAGCGGGATGGTGCGAGGCGACAACCTCGTGGGTGGAGGCGCACTTGTTATCGCGCCATGACGGAAACCTGCGCTTTGCCGTTTCACCCGGGCCGAGCGCGGCAATCGCCTTTCCGCGATCCGGGCCCTATGACACGAACTTCGGATATCGTTTCATTCCCCATTTTGCCCAGCGCCTAGCGCCGGAGGGCTTCCGCATTGCGGCGCAGGCGCGCATGTCGCCGGAGATGCTGTCCGTCGTGCGGATGAGACTGTACCCGCCATACCGCGAGAAGGACCAAGCCGGCCTGGTGTTGCGCGATTCCCGCGGGACTGTCTTCTATGAAGAGCGATTCCCGGATTCGGTGTATCGCACGTTTCCGTCGGTACCGCCCGTTCTGGTACACACGCTCGTGTACATTGAAGACCGGCATCTGCTGGACCTTCGTCCTGCCACCAGGAATCCGGCGATTTCCTGGGGCCGCTTCAGCCTGGCCTTGTTCGACCAGGCGCGGCATCTGGTCGAGAGGGAGGCGCCCACACCGGGTGGAAGCACCCTCGCCACGCAGATCGAGAAGTTTCGGCACTCCCCCGGCGGACGGACCGCCAACGGCGCCGAGAAGCTGAGGCAGATGGCATCGGCATCCTTATGGGCCTATCTCGGTGGTCCCGATACGACCGCAGCGCGGCAGCGGATCGTGGTTGATTACCTGAACACCGTGCCGCTGTCGGCAAGAGCCGGCTTGGGCTCCATCCACGGTCTACGCGATGGGCTGCGCATCTGGTACGGTCGCGATCCGCGCGACATCGATGCATTGTTGCAGACACCGCAGGCAGCACTGCCGGAAAGGGCGCTGGCCTACAAGCAGGCGCTGTCGTTGATGATCGCCCAACGCGCACCAACCTACTACCTCCTGCGCGATCCGCAGGCGCTCGACCGTCTCACCAATCAGTACCTGGTACGCCTGGGCACAGCCGGGGTCATCGGTCCCGCGCTCGAGGACGCGGCTTTGGCGCAGGCCTTGCGCATCGCGCCGGTGAAGAATTCTCCGTCTTCGATTCCCTTCGTGACGCAGAAGGCGGCGACCGCGACACGGGTGCGTCTCGGCCAGTTGCTGGGCATCCGCGATTCTTACGTCCTCGACCATCTCGACCTCAGCGCGCGCACCACGATCGATGCCTCGACCCAGCGCGCGGTGACGATGCGCCTGCGCGCAGTGGCTACGCGACAGGGGGCGGCGGCGGCCCACCTGTATGGCCGCGACATGCTGCTGCCAGGCTCCGATCCCGCACACATCCGTTTCGCCTTCACGATGTACGAGCACGTCGACGGTGCAAACCTTTTGCGTGTGCAGACCGACAGCGGCGACCAGCCGTTCGACCTGAATCAGGGAGCGAGACTGAACCTGGGTTCCACGGCCAAGCTCCGAACCGTCATCTTGTATCTGCAGATCGTCGCCCGGTTGCACGATCGCTACGCGGGTCTTGATTCGGCGGCGCTGCACCGCGTCGCGGTGGCGCCGCAGGATCCGATCCAATCCTGGGCCTTGGCCTACCTCGAGACCGCACGGGACCGCAGCCTGAAGCCGATGCTGCAGGCGGCGCTGCAGCGTACCTATTCCGGAAGCCCGCAGGAGGCATTCTTTACCGGCGGCGGGGTGCAGCGCTTCCGCAACTTCGACCCTGAGGACGACCGTGCCATGCACAGCGTGGCGGCGGGTTTCCAGCATTCGATCAACCTGGTGTTCGTGCGGCTGATGCGCGACATCGTGCGCTACGAAATGGACCGCAGCCCCGACTTGGCGGCGCGGGCGATGCGCAATCCCACGCTGCGCATCGCCTACCTGAAGCGCTTTGCCGAATCCGAAGGCGCGCTGTTCGTTGCCCGCTTTTACCGCAACTATGCCGGTCGTTCCCTCCAGTCGATGGAATCGGCCCTGCTGGATCGGGTTCCAGGCGAGCCGTTCCGAAAGGCCGCGGCGATCCTCGCAATCGAACCACAGGCCAGCCTGCGGCGCTTCTCCGATCTCATGCATGCATCGCTTCCCGGAGCCGAACTCAACGACACGCTGCTGGCGGACCTCTACCGACGCTACGCGCCGCAGCGCTTCCGCCTGGCCGATCGAGGCTTCCTGGCGCGCGTACATCCCCTGGAACTGTGGGTCGTGTCGTATCTCGGCGCGCACCCGGGCGCGACGCTGCATCAGGCCGTGCAGGACAGTCTCGAGCAGCGCGTGCAGGTCTACGCATGGCTTTTCCGCACGCATGATCGCGCGCGCCAGGACATGCGCATCCGCATGGTTCTAGAGGCGGAGGCGTATCGGCGCATCGCAACGGCTTGGCGCGGTCTGGGCTACCCGTTCGAAACCGTCACGCCGTCGTATGCCTGCGCGCTCGGGGCATCCGGAGACCGCCCGGCAGCGCTCTCGGAACTAATCGGCATCATCCTCGATCGCGGAATGCGCTACCCGCCACGCCAGATCGAAGCGATGGACTTTGCGTCCGGGACGCCGTTCGCGACGCACTTCGTGGCACAGCCGACCCATGGCAGGCGCGTATTGCCGTCCACGATCGCGGACGTTCTGCGCCCGCTCTTGGCATCCGTGGTCGACGGCGGTACCGGAGTGCGCCTGCGCGGCGTATACCACCTGGCGAACGGCGAACGCATCGCCGTCGGGGGAAAGACCGGCACGGGCGATCAGCGCTACGTCGTGTATTCCCCGAGCGGTGCCCTGCTCGAGTCGCGGCGCGTCAACCGCACCGCGACGTTTGTGTTCTTCATCGGAAAGCACTTCGTCGGGACGATCACGGCTTACGTCCATGAGCCCTTTGCCGCTCGCTACCGATTTACAAGCGCCATGTCGGTGCAGCTTTTGGGTGATCTTGCTCCGGACCTGATGCCCCTGATCACGCACCCGGACCGGCAGTGCGTTCCGCCGCCCAGAAAAACAACCACCGCAAGTTCAAAGGGCATTACTGATCCGGCATCGAAATACAAGGCTGTCCGACAGTTTTCAGTTAGATGCATCGTAACTTCTTGA
- a CDS encoding RNA polymerase sigma factor has protein sequence MTDAAPTPEPDTSLRDPVFLQDLRRQMTKFATLQLHDAALAEDAVQDALVGALKNAASFGGHAALKTWVFGILKNKIADTLRQRHRLVEASRLLREDEEEEDFSALFDQRGHWTEDAQPARWMDPEGAMRNRQFWIIFEACLEHLPGKQARAFMMREFVEMDTREICDVLGITVGNCNVMLHRARLRLRECLSGRWFVAGETIC, from the coding sequence ATGACCGATGCCGCCCCCACGCCGGAACCCGACACCAGCCTGCGCGACCCGGTCTTCCTGCAGGATCTGCGTCGGCAAATGACCAAGTTCGCCACCCTGCAGTTGCACGATGCCGCCCTGGCGGAGGACGCCGTGCAGGACGCCTTGGTCGGTGCCCTGAAGAACGCCGCATCGTTCGGTGGGCATGCGGCGCTCAAGACCTGGGTGTTCGGCATCCTGAAAAACAAGATTGCCGACACCCTGCGCCAGCGGCATCGCCTCGTCGAGGCGAGCCGCTTGCTGCGCGAGGACGAGGAAGAGGAAGATTTTTCCGCACTGTTCGATCAGCGCGGCCACTGGACCGAAGATGCACAACCAGCGCGTTGGATGGACCCCGAGGGTGCGATGCGCAACCGGCAGTTCTGGATCATCTTCGAGGCCTGCCTCGAACACCTTCCCGGCAAACAGGCACGCGCGTTCATGATGCGCGAATTCGTGGAAATGGACACCCGGGAAATTTGTGATGTCCTGGGCATCACGGTCGGCAACTGCAACGTGATGCTGCACCGCGCCCGGCTGCGCCTGCGCGAATGTCTGAGCGGCCGCTGGTTCGTGGCAGGAGAAACCATATGCTGA
- a CDS encoding DoxX — protein MLECIPYSVLALLPRAAMATVFWNSAQTKLANWDTTIELFTDEYKVPILSPDFAAHMALGIELSTPVLLVLGLFTRGAALVMLGMTTFIEIFVYPQAWPTHIQWAAMLVFLISRGPGMVSIDHLLARRFLK, from the coding sequence ATGCTGGAATGCATTCCATACAGCGTGCTCGCGCTCCTTCCGCGGGCGGCGATGGCCACCGTATTCTGGAATTCGGCGCAGACCAAACTCGCCAACTGGGACACGACGATCGAACTGTTCACCGACGAGTACAAGGTTCCGATCCTCTCGCCCGATTTCGCCGCGCACATGGCCCTCGGCATCGAACTGTCCACGCCGGTGCTGCTGGTGCTCGGCCTCTTTACCCGCGGCGCCGCGCTGGTGATGCTGGGGATGACGACGTTCATCGAGATCTTCGTCTATCCGCAAGCGTGGCCCACGCACATCCAGTGGGCGGCGATGCTGGTCTTCCTGATCAGCCGAGGCCCCGGCATGGTGTCGATCGATCATCTGCTCGCCCGGCGCTTCTTGAAATGA
- a CDS encoding radical SAM family protein, whose protein sequence is MLPTLPLLENAAFPAIARARLTTLQVNLGYRCNQSCLHCHVNAGPSRREMMDAQTLALIPEVLRARGVEALDLTGGAPELHDGFRGLVAQARALGVRVLDRCNLTVLQEPGQEGLAAFLAVQGVEIIASLPCYAAPNVDRQRGSGVFEKSIAALRTLNDLGYGRDGSGLVLNLVFNPQGPSLPPEQHALEAAYKRELFEHYGIVFNALYVLTNMPIQRFGSMLLSKGEFNRYLQLLQANFRESNLDGVMCRSLVSVDWQGNLYDCDFNQQLGLPLGGQRTATQPAHLRDLLHTDPRGAPIRVAGHCYGCTAGNGSICGGALATQAGTLR, encoded by the coding sequence ATGCTTCCGACTCTTCCCCTGCTAGAAAACGCCGCATTTCCCGCGATCGCGCGGGCGCGACTGACCACCCTCCAGGTCAACCTGGGATACCGCTGCAATCAGAGCTGTCTGCACTGCCATGTCAACGCGGGCCCGAGCCGGCGCGAGATGATGGACGCGCAAACGCTTGCCTTGATTCCGGAGGTACTGCGCGCGCGCGGCGTGGAAGCACTCGATCTCACCGGCGGCGCGCCCGAACTGCACGACGGATTCCGCGGGCTCGTCGCACAGGCTCGGGCGCTCGGCGTTCGCGTCCTCGACCGCTGCAACCTCACGGTGCTGCAGGAACCCGGCCAGGAAGGCCTTGCGGCGTTTCTTGCCGTGCAGGGTGTGGAGATCATCGCCTCGCTGCCCTGCTATGCCGCGCCAAACGTCGACCGACAACGCGGCAGCGGCGTGTTCGAGAAGAGCATCGCCGCCCTGCGCACGCTGAACGACCTCGGATACGGGAGGGACGGCAGCGGCCTCGTGCTCAATCTCGTGTTCAATCCGCAAGGGCCGTCGCTGCCGCCGGAGCAGCATGCGCTCGAAGCCGCATACAAACGCGAATTGTTCGAGCATTACGGCATCGTCTTCAACGCCCTCTACGTCCTCACCAACATGCCGATTCAACGCTTCGGCTCCATGCTGTTGTCGAAAGGCGAGTTCAACCGCTACCTGCAATTGCTGCAGGCCAATTTCCGCGAGAGCAACCTCGATGGCGTGATGTGCCGCAGCCTCGTCAGCGTCGACTGGCAAGGCAATCTCTACGATTGCGACTTCAATCAACAGCTTGGACTGCCCCTAGGCGGGCAGCGCACGGCAACGCAGCCCGCGCACCTGCGCGATCTGCTGCATACCGATCCCCGCGGCGCGCCGATCCGTGTTGCCGGGCACTGCTATGGCTGCACGGCGGGCAACGGCTCGATCTGCGGCGGCGCCCTGGCGACCCAAGCCGGGACGTTGCGATGA
- a CDS encoding glucose-6-phosphate isomerase, with amino-acid sequence MNPLRKLHGHGQSVWLDYIGRELLDGLELRRPIQDDGIMDVTSNPAIFEKSISQNGYYAANIVQSSDVPAATVYEHLAREDIRRAATELYPVYETTRGRDGYASLEVSPYLAHDTEGTMQEARRLWAALEQPNAMIKVPATLVGIAAAETRIAEGINVNVSLLFSAAAYQPATNAWLLIRPKCT; translated from the coding sequence ATGAATCCCCTGCGTAAGCTGCATGGACATGGCCAGTCCGTCTGGCTCGATTACATCGGACGCGAGCTGCTTGACGGTCTGGAACTGCGCCGCCCAATCCAAGATGACGGCATCATGGACGTCACCTCGAACCCGGCAATATTTGAGAAAAGCATCAGCCAAAATGGCTACTACGCCGCCAATATCGTGCAATCGAGCGATGTGCCGGCCGCTACGGTCTACGAGCACCTGGCGCGGGAAGACATCCGCCGTGCGGCAACCGAGCTCTACCCTGTGTACGAAACCACCCGGGGCCGCGATGGCTACGCCAGCCTGGAGGTTTCACCCTATCTGGCGCATGACACTGAAGGCACCATGCAGGAAGCGCGCCGTCTGTGGGCGGCGCTCGAGCAGCCGAATGCGATGATCAAGGTGCCCGCCACGCTGGTCGGCATTGCCGCTGCAGAAACGCGGATCGCAGAAGGTATCAACGTCAACGTCAGCTTGCTGTTTTCGGCCGCAGCCTACCAGCCGGCAACGAACGCCTGGCTATTGATCCGGCCCAAATGTACTTGA